The following are from one region of the Magallana gigas chromosome 6, xbMagGiga1.1, whole genome shotgun sequence genome:
- the LOC105341325 gene encoding TP53-binding protein 1 isoform X3 — MEADDSDSESVEYNFETQPDSVGFMVLTSQSESQPRNTEDADIMQIWPALQQGEERKEKEKKSLVNCLASVMDTSGDEQKPAEAAQILATETELSESEMETEVTVIEKTGKSDHSTPEPEEKQTSKTAGRSPLTADFRSLSPQDMFENDDEEVAVCTPAGFVGSLHLSNQAMLVPETTESEDPIPSTPEEFEGLPKIIPSSPTDGSFQEDGKTDDPTHYNPKDDSTLADEATVVKKSRKSDEPESSQSKSLSSTGDRKDLGENRTQSESVQYNPQKERTLAESSDDQQSLHLHYSETQKSSLSRRQEDTADSVEVVGTSFMDVISIKSSEGTEIDPVPESQELSLRLTPSQSDKSGKGTDTETVVNQPIRRRVPMVRSQDLVTERRVIRHDKKTDKIMSQPARPDRNQEVDVDRLRGEAVEARGKGPGLVMASESEMFALSLPKDGELLHPKVSSGKSSKPEVDSQSSVVKVSQGTPGKKSGRTQVSGSPTRSGRQEGNNGQEGGDTVLSEPGPSHQAAKDNQGLENTPPLVESQVSTRCFLLQPPHIENIAMKEMEDTQQNVFKRTMSEIASPRKRVIQEDSDDEVTIHVHKRQKKSRSSQLGSSDEDASQKNNSPSRHPGTPKTTTVEQSLQNSEKGSTRGTPIRKIPSISSEGSQSKVSLQKKTSISTEGGYQASIEDEHSIFNINDQETALAGQGSRPLIAIPVWSQEQATVNPLPDLQPDTSMVKDVPKRQTKKSTPIVQTPVSGKKRKCLTKLRTGSRIKKCASPRDTQPRTPSLTSAPTVVVTTTSSTSSEESTHINVLGQGLLAQRSTIILSPPLARASSLESVLSRQPRMSTSETPTNRPSKVRASKTEPRFKIPVRTELDRSPSLEQQLSTSEDVERKTVIIKVKQFEVRTEITEIIRQGKVVSRSEKEVAKEPVTVKVKTYQEMEALSPGTFSSSSTGSSLASGYLGDISSGLSRSGSSNVPSLSEHEIPLTQPSSISLEVSSVEVSEVLSPVVEAVEGATVQGCSSVTPAAVSVSASVRSESITPNVSTGFAVIPTSASLTDVPSTSAGVGHEHSLHSRKKQVSSEEVSSEVPYQDELNITATTESIGVGLLRSEPVTDSRVMAKWKDGYYYPGIIQKVEGSRYQVKFDDGDSRYVRHSEALLIERLPLGQPVMVQSQDGYFDAGLIVGQVKKGGVFQYSVEKDSGETRTFSNSDVILSEEQANLLLTDLPTSPQKAVPLIEPNPANVSLDNLVEGKRRAGNTATHGDETAPKKPSTSKGASCVEGEEAPQSSTRGKRRIHPLPQQATSTPTRKEKGRGASRVADPESTPIYPDVAVSPIEPRRSPRKARHGLFGKEKQPFNATPFSGLVFLLTYVEKSKDLKEEEKTILKNPDLTSDDSSVEPDDDEVPFDKQDIITKIQAGGGVVLDKFDEAAIANAKQCFLISNSYQRTIKYFQCLAAAIPCISHLWIRDSSNEGVLLDYKAYKLQAGVSLEKRKKMEWSNRKGDLLGLSVFVSSSHKKFQEEWSFILKLAGCQVLHKLPAVNSDTPLDVIVTDLTCPKTVLHRSRKSGIPLVASEWVMQCLINGRRLNYRGHARYNYDFHS; from the exons gagaaagaaaagaaatcttTGGTGAATTGCCTTGCATCTGTTATGGACACTTCTGGAGATGAGCAAAAGCCAGCAG AAGCTGCACAGATCCTAGCCACTGAAACAGAGTTAAGTGAGTCAGAGATGGAAACTGAGGTCACTGTGATTGAAAAAACAGGCAAAAGTGACCACAGCACACCAGAACCAGAGGAAAAACAAACATCAAAAACCGCTGGACG GTCGCCATTGACAGCCGATTTTAGATCCTTATCTCCTCAGGATATGTTTGAAAATGATG ATGAAGAAGTAGCAGTGTGTACACCAGCAGGGTTTGTTGGATCCCTACATTTGTCTAATCAGGCCATGCTGGTCCCAGAAACTACAGAGTCAGAAGACCCCATACCCTCCACTCCAGAAGAATTTGAGGGACTCCCTAAAATCATACCAAGCTCTCCAACAGATGGATCATTCCaag AAGATGGAAAAACTGATGACCCTACACATTATAATCCAAAAGATGACTCCACACTTGCAGATGAAGCCACAGTAGTCAAg AAATCAAGGAAGTCAGATGAGCCTGAGTCATCCCAGAGCAAGAGCCTGAGTTCTACTGGAGACAGAAAGGACCTGGGAGAAAACAGGACACAGTCTGAG TCTGTACAGTACAATCCTCAAAAAGAGAGAACCTTGGCAGAAAGCTCAGATGACCAGCAATCATTACACCTACATTACTCCGAAACCCAAAAATCATCATTGTCAAGGCGCCAG GAAGATACAGCAGACTCAGTGGAGGTTGTAGGGACAAGTTTTATGGATGTCATTTCTATCAAAAGCTCAGAGGGCACAG AGATTGACCCAGTGCCTGAGTCCCAGGAGTTGTCCCTGAGACTGACGCCGTCACAGAGTGATAAATCCGGCAAGGGCACAGACACAGAGACTGTAGTCAACCAGCCAATCAGGAGGAGGGTACCAATGGTCAGGAGTCAGGACCTGGTCACAG agAGACGGGTGATTAGACATGACAAGAAGACAGACAAGATCATGTCTCAGCCAGCTAGACCGGATAGAAACCAGGAGGTGGATGTAGATAGACTGAGGGGTGAGGCAGTGGAGGCTAGAGGCAAGGGACCAGGATTAGTAATGGCTTCTGAATCAG AAATGTTTGCTTTGTCATTGCCCAAAGATGGTGAATTGTTGCACCCAAAAGTCTCCTCAGGCAAATCCTCAAAACCTGAAGTGGACAGCCAGTCCAGTGTTGTGAAAGTCAGTCAGGGCACCCCAGGAAAGAAGTCAGGTAGAACCCAAGTCTCCGGAAGCCCTACTAGATCTGGAAGACAGGAGGGAAACAATGGCCAGGAAGGAGGGGACACTGTGCTTAGTGAACCGGGACCAAGTCATCAAGCAGCAAAAGACAA CCAAGGCTTAGAAAATACGCCACCCCTTGTGGAGTCTCAAGTCTCAACTAGATGTTTCTTGCTACAGCCACCTCACATAGAAAACATAGCAATGAAAGAGATGGAGGATACGCAACAGAATGTGTTCAAGAGGACCATGTCTGAAATTGCCTCCCCCAGAAAAAGAGTCATTCAAGAGGACAG TGATGACGAggtaacaatacatgtacataagagacaaaaaaaatcaagatcCAGTCAACTGGGGAGCTCAGATGAAGATGCTAgccaaaaaaataattctccATCTAGACATCCTGGCACACCTAAGACTACAACAGTGGAACAATCTTTACAGAATTCTGAGAAGGGCTCAACAAGAGGAACTCCCATAAGGAAGATTCCATCCATCTCTAGTGAGGGGAGCCAGTCCAAAGTGTCATTACAGAAAAAGACATCAATATCCACTGAAGGGGGTTATCAAGCTAGCATAGAGGATGAACACAGTATATTCAACATCAATGACCAGGAAACAGCATTAGCTGGACAGGGCTCTAGACCATTAATTGCCATTCCAGTGTGGAGTCAAGAGCAAGCAACCGTGAACCCTCTTCCTGACCTACAACCTGATACTTCTATG GTTAAAGATGTTCCAAAGAGACAGACAAAAAAAAGTACTCCCATTGTTCAGACTCCTGTATCAGGAAAGAAAAGGAAATGTCTAACAAAACTGCGGACAGGAAGTCGCATTAAGAAATGTGCCTCACCCAGAGACACCCAGCCAAGGACCCCCTCTCTGACTTCAGCACCAACAGTTGTTGTCACCACCACCTCGTCAACCAGCAGCGAAGAAAGCACTCATATCAATGTGTTAGGACAGGGACTCCTAGCACAGAGGTCCACCATTATCCTTTCCCCACCCCTTGCTCGGGCCTCCTCCCTAGAGTCGGTGTTATCCCGCCAGCCACGGATGTCCACTTCAGAGACGCCTACTAACCGACCTTCAAAGGTCAGGGCCAGTAAAACGGAGCCAAGGTTTAAGATTCCAGTGAGGACTGAGCTAGACAGGTCACCAAGTCTAGAACAG CAGCTGAGTACTTCAGAAGATGTAGAAAGGAAGACAGTTATAATTAAGGTCAAGCAGTTTGAAGTCCGGACTGAAATCACTGAAATAATACGACAAGGAAAGGTTGTTTCCAGATCAGAGAAAGAG GTTGCTAAGGAACCTGTGACAGTGAAGGTCAAGACCTACCAGGAGATGGAAGCCCTGTCACCCGGCACATTTTCCTCCTCCAGCACAGGAAGTTCACTGGCGTCTGGTTACCTAGGCGACATTAGCTCTGGTTTGTCTCGCTCTGGTTCTTCCAATG TTCCTTCCTTGAGTGAACATGAGATACCATTAACACAGCCTAGCTCAATAAGTCTGGAAGTCAG CTCTGTAGAGGTGTCAGAAGTTCTCTCCCCTGTAGTGGAAGCGGTAGAGGGAGCTACAGTGCAGGGATGTAGTAGTGTAACACCAGCAGCCGTGTCAGTGTCAGCCTCTGTGAGATCAGAGTCTATTACTCCCAATGTGTCCACAGGTTTTGCGGTAATTCCAACATCAGCCTCCCTGACTGACGTGCCTTCCACTAGTGCAG gAGTTGGACATGAGCACAGTCTTCATAGCAGAAAAAAGCAAGTTTCCAGTGAAGAAGTTAG TTCTGAAGTTCCCTACCAAGATGAATTAAACATCACGGCAACCACAGAGAGCATTGGTGTGGGACTGTTAAGATCAGAGCCAGTGACAG ATTCTCGTGTGATGGCAAAATGGAAAGATGGCTACTATTATCCAGGAATTATACAAAAAGTTGAGGGATCCAG GTACCAAGTTAAGTTTGATGATGGAGATTCCCGCTATGTCCGACACTCGGAGGCCTTGCTGATTGAGCGCCTGCCCCTGGGTCAGCCGGTGATGGTCCAGTCCCAGGACGGATACTTTGACGCTGGGCTCATTGTTGGCCAAGTCAAAAAGGGAGGGGTTTTCCAGTATTCTGTGGAGAAAGATTCTGGTGAAACACGAAC GTTCAGCAACAGTGATGTGATTTTGAGTGAGGAGCAGGCCAACCTGTTGCTGACTGACCTCCCGACCTCACCCCAGAAGGCTGTCCCCCTGATAGAGCCCAACCCAGCCAATGTCAGTCTAG ATAATCTTGTGGAGGGTAAAAGAAGGGCAGGCAACACGGCTACACATGGTGATGAAACTGCACCTAAGAAACCCTCTACATCCAAGGGAGCAAGCTGTGTAGAGGGGGAGGAGGCCCCACAGTCCTCTACAAGAGGGAAGAGAAGGATCCACCCACTACCCCAGCAGGCCACCAGTACTCCCACTCGAAAAGAGAAAGGGAGGGGGGCTAGTAGAGTGGCTG ATCCCGAGTCCACCCCTATCTATCCTGATGTAGCGGTATCCCCGATTGAGCCGAGGAGATCCCCAAGGAAAGCACGACATG GTTTGTTTGGTAAGGAGAAGCAGCCATTCAATGCCACACCCTTTTCTGGCTTAGTCTTCCTACTGACCTATGTAGAGAAGTCTAAAGACTTGAAAGAGGAGGAGAAGACCATCCTCAAGAACCCAGATCTGACATCTGATGACAGCTCTGTTGAAC CTGATGATGATGAAGTTCCCTTTGACAAACAAGACATCATAACAAAGATCCAAGCTGGAGGGGGTGTTGTCTTGGACAAGTTTGACGAGGCTGCT ATTGCAAATGCCAAGCAGTGCTTTTTGATATCCAATTCCTACCAGAGAACTATCAAATACTTCCAGTGTTTGGCTGCGGCAATTCCTTGTATATCACATCTCTGGATAAGGGACTCCTCCAATGAG GGAGTGTTATTGGATTATAAAGCATACAAATTACAAGCTGGGGTCAGCCttgaaaagagaaagaaaatggAATG GTCAAACAGAAAGGGAGATCTACTAGGCCTCTCTGTGTTTGTCTCCTCATCTCACAAAAAATTCCAGGAGGAGTGGTCCTTCATCTTAAAGCTCGCAGGATGTCAGGTTCTACACAAACTCCCAGCCGTAAATTCTG ATACTCCACTTGATGTTATTGTAACTGATCTCACCTGTCCCAAAACTGTGTTACATCGCAGCAGGAAATCCGGAATACCCCTGGTGGCCTCAGAGTGGGTTATGCAGTGTTTAATTAATGGAAGGAGACTCAATTATAGGGGACACGCACGATATAATTATGACTTTCACTCCTGA
- the LOC105341325 gene encoding TP53-binding protein 1 isoform X1 — protein MEADDSDSESVEYNFETQPDSVGFMVLTSQSESQPRNTEDADIMQIWPALQQGEERKEKEKKSLVNCLASVMDTSGDEQKPAEAAQILATETELSESEMETEVTVIEKTGKSDHSTPEPEEKQTSKTAGRSPLTADFRSLSPQDMFENDDEEVAVCTPAGFVGSLHLSNQAMLVPETTESEDPIPSTPEEFEGLPKIIPSSPTDGSFQEDGKTDDPTHYNPKDDSTLADEATVVKKSRKSDEPESSQSKSLSSTGDRKDLGENRTQSESVQYNPQKERTLAESSDDQQSLHLHYSETQKSSLSRRQEDTADSVEVVGTSFMDVISIKSSEGTEIDPVPESQELSLRLTPSQSDKSGKGTDTETVVNQPIRRRVPMVRSQDLVTERRVIRHDKKTDKIMSQPARPDRNQEVDVDRLRGEAVEARGKGPGLVMASESEMFALSLPKDGELLHPKVSSGKSSKPEVDSQSSVVKVSQGTPGKKSGRTQVSGSPTRSGRQEGNNGQEGGDTVLSEPGPSHQAAKDNQGLENTPPLVESQVSTRCFLLQPPHIENIAMKEMEDTQQNVFKRTMSEIASPRKRVIQEDSDDEVTIHVHKRQKKSRSSQLGSSDEDASQKNNSPSRHPGTPKTTTVEQSLQNSEKGSTRGTPIRKIPSISSEGSQSKVSLQKKTSISTEGGYQASIEDEHSIFNINDQETALAGQGSRPLIAIPVWSQEQATVNPLPDLQPDTSMVKDVPKRQTKKSTPIVQTPVSGKKRKCLTKLRTGSRIKKCASPRDTQPRTPSLTSAPTVVVTTTSSTSSEESTHINVLGQGLLAQRSTIILSPPLARASSLESVLSRQPRMSTSETPTNRPSKVRASKTEPRFKIPVRTELDRSPSLEQQLSTSEDVERKTVIIKVKQFEVRTEITEIIRQGKVVSRSEKEVAKEPVTVKVKTYQEMEALSPGTFSSSSTGSSLASGYLGDISSGLSRSGSSNVPSLSEHEIPLTQPSSISLEVSSVEVSEVLSPVVEAVEGATVQGCSSVTPAAVSVSASVRSESITPNVSTGFAVIPTSASLTDVPSTSAGVGHEHSLHSRKKQVSSEEVSSEVPYQDELNITATTESIGVGLLRSEPVTDSRVMAKWKDGYYYPGIIQKVEGSRYQVKFDDGDSRYVRHSEALLIERLPLGQPVMVQSQDGYFDAGLIVGQVKKGGVFQYSVEKDSGETRTFSNSDVILSEEQANLLLTDLPTSPQKAVPLIEPNPANVSLDNLVEGKRRAGNTATHGDETAPKKPSTSKGASCVEGEEAPQSSTRGKRRIHPLPQQATSTPTRKEKGRGASRVADPESTPIYPDVAVSPIEPRRSPRKARHGLFGKEKQPFNATPFSGLVFLLTYVEKSKDLKEEEKTILKNPDLTSDDSSVEQADDDEVPFDKQDIITKIQAGGGVVLDKFDEAAIANAKQCFLISNSYQRTIKYFQCLAAAIPCISHLWIRDSSNEGVLLDYKAYKLQAGVSLEKRKKMEWSNRKGDLLGLSVFVSSSHKKFQEEWSFILKLAGCQVLHKLPAVNSDTPLDVIVTDLTCPKTVLHRSRKSGIPLVASEWVMQCLINGRRLNYRGHARYNYDFHS, from the exons gagaaagaaaagaaatcttTGGTGAATTGCCTTGCATCTGTTATGGACACTTCTGGAGATGAGCAAAAGCCAGCAG AAGCTGCACAGATCCTAGCCACTGAAACAGAGTTAAGTGAGTCAGAGATGGAAACTGAGGTCACTGTGATTGAAAAAACAGGCAAAAGTGACCACAGCACACCAGAACCAGAGGAAAAACAAACATCAAAAACCGCTGGACG GTCGCCATTGACAGCCGATTTTAGATCCTTATCTCCTCAGGATATGTTTGAAAATGATG ATGAAGAAGTAGCAGTGTGTACACCAGCAGGGTTTGTTGGATCCCTACATTTGTCTAATCAGGCCATGCTGGTCCCAGAAACTACAGAGTCAGAAGACCCCATACCCTCCACTCCAGAAGAATTTGAGGGACTCCCTAAAATCATACCAAGCTCTCCAACAGATGGATCATTCCaag AAGATGGAAAAACTGATGACCCTACACATTATAATCCAAAAGATGACTCCACACTTGCAGATGAAGCCACAGTAGTCAAg AAATCAAGGAAGTCAGATGAGCCTGAGTCATCCCAGAGCAAGAGCCTGAGTTCTACTGGAGACAGAAAGGACCTGGGAGAAAACAGGACACAGTCTGAG TCTGTACAGTACAATCCTCAAAAAGAGAGAACCTTGGCAGAAAGCTCAGATGACCAGCAATCATTACACCTACATTACTCCGAAACCCAAAAATCATCATTGTCAAGGCGCCAG GAAGATACAGCAGACTCAGTGGAGGTTGTAGGGACAAGTTTTATGGATGTCATTTCTATCAAAAGCTCAGAGGGCACAG AGATTGACCCAGTGCCTGAGTCCCAGGAGTTGTCCCTGAGACTGACGCCGTCACAGAGTGATAAATCCGGCAAGGGCACAGACACAGAGACTGTAGTCAACCAGCCAATCAGGAGGAGGGTACCAATGGTCAGGAGTCAGGACCTGGTCACAG agAGACGGGTGATTAGACATGACAAGAAGACAGACAAGATCATGTCTCAGCCAGCTAGACCGGATAGAAACCAGGAGGTGGATGTAGATAGACTGAGGGGTGAGGCAGTGGAGGCTAGAGGCAAGGGACCAGGATTAGTAATGGCTTCTGAATCAG AAATGTTTGCTTTGTCATTGCCCAAAGATGGTGAATTGTTGCACCCAAAAGTCTCCTCAGGCAAATCCTCAAAACCTGAAGTGGACAGCCAGTCCAGTGTTGTGAAAGTCAGTCAGGGCACCCCAGGAAAGAAGTCAGGTAGAACCCAAGTCTCCGGAAGCCCTACTAGATCTGGAAGACAGGAGGGAAACAATGGCCAGGAAGGAGGGGACACTGTGCTTAGTGAACCGGGACCAAGTCATCAAGCAGCAAAAGACAA CCAAGGCTTAGAAAATACGCCACCCCTTGTGGAGTCTCAAGTCTCAACTAGATGTTTCTTGCTACAGCCACCTCACATAGAAAACATAGCAATGAAAGAGATGGAGGATACGCAACAGAATGTGTTCAAGAGGACCATGTCTGAAATTGCCTCCCCCAGAAAAAGAGTCATTCAAGAGGACAG TGATGACGAggtaacaatacatgtacataagagacaaaaaaaatcaagatcCAGTCAACTGGGGAGCTCAGATGAAGATGCTAgccaaaaaaataattctccATCTAGACATCCTGGCACACCTAAGACTACAACAGTGGAACAATCTTTACAGAATTCTGAGAAGGGCTCAACAAGAGGAACTCCCATAAGGAAGATTCCATCCATCTCTAGTGAGGGGAGCCAGTCCAAAGTGTCATTACAGAAAAAGACATCAATATCCACTGAAGGGGGTTATCAAGCTAGCATAGAGGATGAACACAGTATATTCAACATCAATGACCAGGAAACAGCATTAGCTGGACAGGGCTCTAGACCATTAATTGCCATTCCAGTGTGGAGTCAAGAGCAAGCAACCGTGAACCCTCTTCCTGACCTACAACCTGATACTTCTATG GTTAAAGATGTTCCAAAGAGACAGACAAAAAAAAGTACTCCCATTGTTCAGACTCCTGTATCAGGAAAGAAAAGGAAATGTCTAACAAAACTGCGGACAGGAAGTCGCATTAAGAAATGTGCCTCACCCAGAGACACCCAGCCAAGGACCCCCTCTCTGACTTCAGCACCAACAGTTGTTGTCACCACCACCTCGTCAACCAGCAGCGAAGAAAGCACTCATATCAATGTGTTAGGACAGGGACTCCTAGCACAGAGGTCCACCATTATCCTTTCCCCACCCCTTGCTCGGGCCTCCTCCCTAGAGTCGGTGTTATCCCGCCAGCCACGGATGTCCACTTCAGAGACGCCTACTAACCGACCTTCAAAGGTCAGGGCCAGTAAAACGGAGCCAAGGTTTAAGATTCCAGTGAGGACTGAGCTAGACAGGTCACCAAGTCTAGAACAG CAGCTGAGTACTTCAGAAGATGTAGAAAGGAAGACAGTTATAATTAAGGTCAAGCAGTTTGAAGTCCGGACTGAAATCACTGAAATAATACGACAAGGAAAGGTTGTTTCCAGATCAGAGAAAGAG GTTGCTAAGGAACCTGTGACAGTGAAGGTCAAGACCTACCAGGAGATGGAAGCCCTGTCACCCGGCACATTTTCCTCCTCCAGCACAGGAAGTTCACTGGCGTCTGGTTACCTAGGCGACATTAGCTCTGGTTTGTCTCGCTCTGGTTCTTCCAATG TTCCTTCCTTGAGTGAACATGAGATACCATTAACACAGCCTAGCTCAATAAGTCTGGAAGTCAG CTCTGTAGAGGTGTCAGAAGTTCTCTCCCCTGTAGTGGAAGCGGTAGAGGGAGCTACAGTGCAGGGATGTAGTAGTGTAACACCAGCAGCCGTGTCAGTGTCAGCCTCTGTGAGATCAGAGTCTATTACTCCCAATGTGTCCACAGGTTTTGCGGTAATTCCAACATCAGCCTCCCTGACTGACGTGCCTTCCACTAGTGCAG gAGTTGGACATGAGCACAGTCTTCATAGCAGAAAAAAGCAAGTTTCCAGTGAAGAAGTTAG TTCTGAAGTTCCCTACCAAGATGAATTAAACATCACGGCAACCACAGAGAGCATTGGTGTGGGACTGTTAAGATCAGAGCCAGTGACAG ATTCTCGTGTGATGGCAAAATGGAAAGATGGCTACTATTATCCAGGAATTATACAAAAAGTTGAGGGATCCAG GTACCAAGTTAAGTTTGATGATGGAGATTCCCGCTATGTCCGACACTCGGAGGCCTTGCTGATTGAGCGCCTGCCCCTGGGTCAGCCGGTGATGGTCCAGTCCCAGGACGGATACTTTGACGCTGGGCTCATTGTTGGCCAAGTCAAAAAGGGAGGGGTTTTCCAGTATTCTGTGGAGAAAGATTCTGGTGAAACACGAAC GTTCAGCAACAGTGATGTGATTTTGAGTGAGGAGCAGGCCAACCTGTTGCTGACTGACCTCCCGACCTCACCCCAGAAGGCTGTCCCCCTGATAGAGCCCAACCCAGCCAATGTCAGTCTAG ATAATCTTGTGGAGGGTAAAAGAAGGGCAGGCAACACGGCTACACATGGTGATGAAACTGCACCTAAGAAACCCTCTACATCCAAGGGAGCAAGCTGTGTAGAGGGGGAGGAGGCCCCACAGTCCTCTACAAGAGGGAAGAGAAGGATCCACCCACTACCCCAGCAGGCCACCAGTACTCCCACTCGAAAAGAGAAAGGGAGGGGGGCTAGTAGAGTGGCTG ATCCCGAGTCCACCCCTATCTATCCTGATGTAGCGGTATCCCCGATTGAGCCGAGGAGATCCCCAAGGAAAGCACGACATG GTTTGTTTGGTAAGGAGAAGCAGCCATTCAATGCCACACCCTTTTCTGGCTTAGTCTTCCTACTGACCTATGTAGAGAAGTCTAAAGACTTGAAAGAGGAGGAGAAGACCATCCTCAAGAACCCAGATCTGACATCTGATGACAGCTCTGTTGAAC AAGCTGATGATGATGAAGTTCCCTTTGACAAACAAGACATCATAACAAAGATCCAAGCTGGAGGGGGTGTTGTCTTGGACAAGTTTGACGAGGCTGCT ATTGCAAATGCCAAGCAGTGCTTTTTGATATCCAATTCCTACCAGAGAACTATCAAATACTTCCAGTGTTTGGCTGCGGCAATTCCTTGTATATCACATCTCTGGATAAGGGACTCCTCCAATGAG GGAGTGTTATTGGATTATAAAGCATACAAATTACAAGCTGGGGTCAGCCttgaaaagagaaagaaaatggAATG GTCAAACAGAAAGGGAGATCTACTAGGCCTCTCTGTGTTTGTCTCCTCATCTCACAAAAAATTCCAGGAGGAGTGGTCCTTCATCTTAAAGCTCGCAGGATGTCAGGTTCTACACAAACTCCCAGCCGTAAATTCTG ATACTCCACTTGATGTTATTGTAACTGATCTCACCTGTCCCAAAACTGTGTTACATCGCAGCAGGAAATCCGGAATACCCCTGGTGGCCTCAGAGTGGGTTATGCAGTGTTTAATTAATGGAAGGAGACTCAATTATAGGGGACACGCACGATATAATTATGACTTTCACTCCTGA